Proteins encoded within one genomic window of Bombina bombina isolate aBomBom1 chromosome 1, aBomBom1.pri, whole genome shotgun sequence:
- the GNPNAT1 gene encoding glucosamine 6-phosphate N-acetyltransferase: protein MIHDETPLFDPQLLEEIDWSQNTVSFCPAITPLHPGDGLILRPLCIADLNRGFFKVLSQLTKVGDVTPEQFIKKFEHMKKSGDYFVTVVEDVNLGQIVATATLIVEHKFIHACSKRGRIEEVVVSDECRGKQLGKLLLSVLTLLSKKLDCYKVTLECKPKNVAFYEKFGYVASDETYMQRRFCD, encoded by the exons ATGATACACGATGAAACCCCACTGTTTGATCCTCAGCTGCTTGAGGAAATTGACTGGAGTCAGAACACTGTATCCTTCTGTCCCGCCATCACGCCCCTTCATCCTGGTGATGGCCTCATTCTTAGGCCACTTTGCATAGCTGACTTGAACCGAG gtttttttaaggtgCTCAGCCAGCTAACAAAAGTGGGAGATGTTACTCCAGAGCAATTCATCA AAAAATTTGAACACATGAAGAAATCCGGTGATTATTTTGTTACTGTAGTAGAAGATGTAAATCTAGGCCAGATTGTGGCCACAGCAACCCTCATTGTGGAACATAAATTTATACATGCGTGTTCAAAG AGAGGTCGTATAGAAGAAGTGGTTGTTAGTGATGAATGTAGAGGAAAACAGTTAGGAAAACT CTTATTATCGGTGCTTACATTGCTAAGTAAAAAACTGGACTGCTATAAGGTTACACTGGAGTGCAAGccaaaaaatgttgctttttatgaaaaatttgGCTATGTTGCATCAGATGAAACCTACATGCAGAGAAGATTCTGTGACTAA